The Halorussus lipolyticus genome includes a region encoding these proteins:
- a CDS encoding serine hydrolase domain-containing protein, with amino-acid sequence MLLAEIQRFSERRSNTGLQAAVIVDDGTIWRGVAGNADHGDPLTHDYHLYIGSVTKLLTATLVMRQVQQGTISLSDFIDEWFDLKYADNVTVQMLLNHTSGIPNYTEDLWFGLRYFASPSSGGPRPISLTSLGTSR; translated from the coding sequence ATGTTGTTGGCCGAGATTCAGCGCTTCAGCGAACGACGATCGAATACTGGGTTACAGGCGGCTGTGATTGTCGACGATGGGACCATCTGGCGTGGCGTCGCCGGGAATGCGGATCACGGTGACCCGCTCACGCACGACTATCACCTCTACATCGGCAGTGTCACCAAGCTCCTCACGGCCACGCTAGTGATGCGCCAGGTCCAGCAGGGGACTATCTCGCTATCCGATTTCATTGACGAATGGTTCGATCTCAAATATGCCGACAACGTGACCGTGCAGATGCTCCTGAACCATACGAGCGGGATTCCGAACTATACAGAGGATCTCTGGTTCGGTCTACGATATTTCGCCAGCCCATCAAGCGGTGGACCCCGGCCGATCTCGTTGACATCATTGGGGACGAGTCGTTGA
- a CDS encoding CPBP family intramembrane glutamic endopeptidase — translation MLSIASNSSFGKRFGVSLILGLPGIVALVGYIFLTTPPSAIPTGLTLLLLAVSSGVNSLLFLGLACLFGAYAAPRVGLRSYVIDGTGTDGGIWQRLRKDVGLAVRIGIIGGVLIVVLDALLMPFVAQDLPQSVIGATRPTLLDVFAYVPVRFLYGGITEELMLRFGLMSVIAFVGWRVTGHRTDGPGPAVMWAAIVVSAVLFGVGHLPALAQSVDLTPALIARTVLLNAVAGVLLGWLYWQRSLEAAMVGHAAFHVPLVVLSLVQVALL, via the coding sequence GGGATCGTGGCGCTCGTCGGCTATATTTTCCTCACGACACCGCCGAGTGCCATCCCGACCGGCCTGACGCTTCTGCTTCTCGCCGTCTCTTCGGGTGTCAACTCTTTGCTTTTCCTCGGCCTCGCATGTCTATTCGGCGCATATGCAGCGCCCCGAGTGGGATTGCGGTCGTACGTCATCGACGGGACGGGAACTGATGGCGGAATCTGGCAACGTCTCCGGAAGGATGTTGGACTGGCCGTCAGAATCGGCATCATCGGGGGCGTCCTGATAGTCGTCCTCGACGCGTTGCTAATGCCCTTTGTCGCCCAGGACCTGCCGCAATCAGTAATCGGAGCGACGAGGCCGACCCTTCTGGACGTCTTCGCGTACGTACCGGTCCGATTCCTCTACGGAGGAATCACCGAGGAACTTATGCTCCGGTTTGGGCTCATGTCGGTCATCGCGTTCGTCGGATGGCGTGTCACCGGCCATCGGACTGATGGCCCGGGACCGGCCGTAATGTGGGCCGCGATTGTGGTCTCCGCCGTGCTGTTCGGCGTGGGTCACCTCCCCGCGCTCGCCCAATCGGTCGATCTCACTCCAGCACTGATCGCCCGGACGGTCCTTCTGAACGCAGTCGCAGGCGTCCTCCTCGGGTGGCTGTACTGGCAGCGGAGCCTTGAGGCGGCGATGGTGGGCCACGCTGCGTTCCACGTCCCGCTGGTGGTGCTCTCGCTCGTACAGGTCGCGCTGCTCTGA
- a CDS encoding tyrosine-type recombinase/integrase — protein sequence MSKTINWSHHDLDGLEELYWDEIAPALRRDGRDPHTRPSYETLADLGYSGISYTLRQHHDLTIKEFLTDVVGLDDPTVSSKSPDDYAWQISSTETIDEFEAYLRALDRRRKLADSTLASKRTHLATYAQIYEDLHETSDLLTPLSDPSEQAAETERAYQVVEVLDDKLATDGTKFTYVGTVQGWYDRLDRHGAAAYNPLDGVTTDFGWERAEPDNKALAPSDVRALNNEANAAEDRLLLVALAAWGLRSGEVARLHVNQFVGVDSEDPHLEFEERKNGPSTVSLLYGLDAYRERQRELVDDYDEWNGYLFPSTQAETGHIDSDTVRNRFHRLAEQADVRVDSGLPKPHMARRFWYSQYQDALADVLDRLDIIADEQGSSSADVVYQNYLSEEKRREARRPAMRELLADAFGE from the coding sequence ATGAGCAAGACCATCAACTGGAGTCACCACGACCTCGACGGTCTCGAAGAGCTGTACTGGGATGAAATCGCGCCCGCGTTGCGCCGTGACGGACGCGACCCCCACACCCGACCGTCCTACGAGACGCTCGCCGACCTCGGATACAGCGGTATCAGCTATACCCTTCGGCAACATCACGACCTCACTATCAAAGAGTTCCTCACCGACGTGGTCGGCCTTGACGACCCCACTGTTTCCAGTAAATCACCGGATGACTACGCCTGGCAGATTTCGTCCACCGAAACCATCGACGAGTTCGAAGCCTACCTACGCGCACTCGACCGCCGCCGGAAGCTTGCCGACTCCACACTCGCCTCAAAACGCACCCATCTGGCGACCTATGCGCAAATCTACGAGGACCTCCACGAAACGTCGGACCTCCTTACGCCGCTGTCTGATCCGTCAGAGCAGGCCGCCGAAACAGAGCGCGCCTACCAAGTTGTGGAGGTCCTCGACGACAAACTCGCGACCGACGGCACGAAGTTCACCTACGTCGGGACGGTCCAGGGCTGGTACGATCGACTCGACCGACACGGTGCGGCCGCTTACAATCCCTTGGACGGCGTGACGACCGACTTTGGCTGGGAGCGCGCCGAACCCGACAATAAGGCACTAGCACCTTCGGACGTCCGCGCACTCAACAACGAAGCCAACGCGGCCGAGGACCGCCTCCTGCTTGTTGCACTCGCCGCGTGGGGATTACGGTCGGGCGAGGTCGCGCGACTCCACGTGAATCAGTTCGTCGGTGTCGACTCCGAAGACCCACACCTTGAGTTCGAGGAGCGGAAGAACGGCCCGAGTACGGTCAGCCTCCTCTATGGCTTGGACGCCTACCGGGAGCGCCAGCGCGAACTCGTCGACGACTACGACGAGTGGAATGGCTACCTCTTTCCCTCGACGCAGGCTGAGACTGGACACATCGACTCGGATACTGTCCGGAATCGATTTCATCGACTCGCCGAACAGGCTGATGTCCGCGTCGACAGCGGCCTCCCGAAACCCCACATGGCCCGCCGATTCTGGTACAGCCAATATCAGGATGCGCTTGCGGACGTGCTCGACCGCCTCGATATCATCGCTGACGAACAGGGGAGTTCATCCGCAGACGTAGTGTATCAAAACTATCTTTCTGAGGAGAAACGCCGGGAAGCCCGGCGGCCTGCGATGCGAGAGTTGCTCGCAGACGCGTTCGGCGAGTAG
- a CDS encoding CPBP family intramembrane glutamic endopeptidase, whose protein sequence is MNVGSTTEASQHKLPLDRTQLAVLWTLLALVILTLTVAVLGTTVPIFHVVWLVIPLANLIRYRDANRVGFRPLTWQRFLRGAVAAGIAYGLLLVLVEPWTGVYDRLLSLALEGPDPTFAWLVRIDGPGRWVTLVVFSGLVTLYSEELFFRGWLLQLLARRTRARNAIIGQALVFTLLQSIPAFFFDPVQALLYLAVYAFGLGIIVGTVAHRTESIWPGLTVVTVANLILSLLLV, encoded by the coding sequence ATGAATGTCGGGAGCACAACGGAAGCGTCTCAACATAAACTCCCGCTTGATCGAACTCAACTCGCAGTGCTCTGGACCCTTCTCGCACTCGTAATCCTTACCCTGACCGTTGCCGTCTTGGGGACAACTGTACCAATATTCCACGTCGTTTGGCTGGTAATTCCGCTAGCAAACCTTATTCGATACCGCGACGCGAACCGTGTCGGATTCCGTCCGCTGACGTGGCAGCGTTTCCTCCGAGGTGCAGTCGCGGCTGGCATTGCGTATGGACTCCTCCTCGTGCTAGTTGAACCTTGGACGGGGGTGTACGACCGACTTCTCTCATTGGCGCTCGAAGGCCCCGACCCGACGTTCGCATGGCTGGTTCGAATCGACGGCCCAGGTAGGTGGGTAACACTAGTAGTATTTAGCGGCCTGGTGACGCTCTACAGTGAGGAGCTGTTCTTCAGAGGTTGGCTACTTCAGTTACTCGCACGTCGGACACGAGCTCGGAACGCCATCATCGGACAGGCCCTTGTATTCACACTGCTTCAGTCAATTCCGGCGTTCTTCTTTGATCCAGTTCAGGCGTTACTGTATCTCGCCGTCTACGCATTCGGACTGGGGATCATCGTCGGCACTGTTGCACACCGTACCGAAAGCATCTGGCCGGGACTCACCGTTGTTACCGTCGCGAACCTGATTCTTTCCCTGCTCCTTGTATAA
- a CDS encoding IS1595 family transposase: MSSAQPAFGAMFRELIELGVVKIDTEPLDARIERRLKDFWENTSCPRCGHNSVQTWPHLDRVWCRDCNFKPVYTYGTPFHEKHLTCGEVLLAFTLYADTLLSINQIAPLVGRAYKTIHTAIREVEAAIHRGFPVVWSLLDQTIDGPIQVDESGEICSGYKGQEPPRHSRSRGGSSQRGRSRWRGRHGDQLTLVAACRDSLRVIRGQLGIDYDGDLEPVIQAAEDLSQPLGEVWTDGLQAYREMERDHRTVVHKERYVSPEGVHINQAECLFSLVQPWLRKFRGLSKQGLEQAARTFGIVRSLILAGKSVDSTIECLVIGAFRSST; this comes from the coding sequence ATGTCGTCTGCTCAGCCAGCGTTCGGCGCAATGTTTCGAGAGCTGATCGAGCTGGGCGTTGTCAAGATCGACACCGAGCCGCTCGATGCCCGCATCGAGCGGCGACTCAAGGACTTCTGGGAGAACACGTCCTGTCCACGCTGCGGGCACAACTCGGTTCAAACGTGGCCGCATCTCGACCGCGTGTGGTGCCGAGACTGCAACTTCAAGCCGGTCTACACCTACGGAACGCCGTTCCACGAGAAGCACCTCACCTGCGGCGAGGTACTTCTCGCATTCACGCTCTACGCTGATACCTTACTCAGTATCAACCAGATCGCGCCGTTGGTCGGGCGAGCCTACAAAACCATTCACACGGCGATTCGGGAGGTGGAAGCCGCGATTCATCGCGGCTTCCCCGTCGTCTGGAGCCTCCTCGACCAAACCATCGACGGACCGATACAAGTCGACGAATCTGGTGAGATCTGTTCGGGCTACAAAGGCCAAGAGCCGCCGCGGCACAGCCGTTCTCGCGGCGGCTCGTCCCAGAGAGGCCGATCACGCTGGCGAGGGCGTCACGGTGATCAACTGACGCTCGTCGCGGCGTGCCGCGACTCGCTTCGCGTGATCCGCGGCCAACTCGGCATCGACTACGACGGTGATCTTGAGCCAGTGATTCAGGCGGCTGAAGACCTCTCCCAGCCACTGGGAGAGGTCTGGACCGACGGTCTCCAAGCCTACCGAGAGATGGAGCGTGACCATCGAACCGTCGTGCACAAGGAACGGTACGTATCGCCCGAGGGCGTCCACATTAATCAGGCTGAGTGCCTGTTTTCGCTTGTTCAACCATGGCTGCGGAAGTTCCGCGGCCTGTCCAAGCAGGGCTTGGAACAGGCCGCTCGTACCTTCGGCATTGTTCGCTCACTCATCCTGGCTGGCAAATCCGTCGACTCAACCATTGAGTGTCTCGTTATCGGGGCTTTCCGCAGCTCTACATAA
- a CDS encoding DUF7010 family protein: MEVTEAQREIRLVYVNGAVGQSVSGVIWLLSASLGTFLSVQAGVISLFVVRVFIFPPTQLTLRLSGRSATLSSENPLDGLAVQVAFIVPLLIPVIGAAALYNINWYYPAFMLVVGVHYLPFVFLYGMKAYAVLAAVLIGEG, translated from the coding sequence ATGGAGGTCACGGAAGCTCAACGAGAGATCCGGTTGGTGTATGTCAACGGTGCCGTCGGGCAATCTGTCTCAGGCGTGATTTGGTTGTTATCGGCTAGTCTCGGGACCTTTTTATCCGTTCAAGCGGGGGTAATTTCACTATTTGTCGTTAGGGTGTTCATTTTCCCACCCACACAACTCACACTCCGGCTTAGTGGTCGATCGGCCACGCTCAGTAGTGAGAATCCGCTTGACGGGCTTGCGGTGCAGGTCGCCTTCATCGTCCCGCTGCTGATTCCGGTTATCGGTGCGGCGGCCCTTTACAACATCAACTGGTATTATCCTGCGTTTATGCTTGTCGTCGGCGTCCACTATCTCCCATTTGTGTTTCTGTATGGCATGAAGGCGTACGCTGTCTTAGCCGCGGTTCTGATAGGGGAGGGGTGA
- a CDS encoding HNH endonuclease, with the protein MSVTPIDVLEDLAGEQVSVVRKEAEPISGSLDSFDGHLNLEVGGSVVRGNEIVLITTSNRPKSQSTIANHKSDIKHIGEVSEESQGIDSHRKDSKQEKTSETVEDEAIEESIRDSDDKSDIEPRNKECDGDKSSSNSELIGSKNRELVELRKKAESAASDDPVRDTSELVGSRYVRAPAIKQYAKTRADGICEYCDDSAPFLTDDGDPYLEVHHVDELGEGGVDHPDTVVALCPTCHKQIHHGKEGEKMNQELKEMLEDGLADIGVED; encoded by the coding sequence GTGTCCGTGACCCCAATTGACGTCTTGGAGGATTTAGCCGGAGAGCAAGTGAGTGTAGTTCGGAAAGAAGCCGAACCAATTTCTGGTTCTCTTGACAGCTTTGATGGACATCTGAATCTTGAGGTAGGAGGATCAGTAGTCCGAGGTAACGAAATTGTATTGATTACAACATCAAATCGGCCTAAGTCTCAATCTACTATAGCAAACCATAAATCAGATATTAAACATATTGGTGAGGTCTCTGAAGAATCACAAGGAATTGACTCACATAGAAAAGACAGTAAACAAGAAAAGACATCGGAAACGGTTGAAGATGAAGCAATAGAAGAATCTATACGGGATTCAGATGACAAGAGTGACATTGAACCCCGAAATAAAGAATGTGATGGGGATAAATCTTCCTCTAATTCGGAACTAATCGGGTCGAAAAATCGTGAGTTAGTAGAATTACGGAAGAAGGCTGAATCAGCTGCTAGTGATGATCCAGTAAGAGACACGTCTGAACTAGTTGGGTCAAGATACGTTCGTGCACCGGCTATTAAGCAGTATGCTAAAACTCGTGCTGATGGCATCTGTGAATATTGCGATGATTCTGCTCCGTTCTTGACTGATGATGGCGATCCGTATCTTGAAGTTCATCACGTGGATGAACTTGGCGAAGGTGGTGTTGATCACCCGGATACGGTCGTTGCTCTCTGTCCTACCTGTCACAAACAAATTCATCATGGGAAGGAAGGCGAGAAAATGAATCAGGAGCTCAAAGAAATGCTTGAGGATGGTTTGGCGGATATCGGTGTTGAAGACTGA
- a CDS encoding restriction endonuclease has translation MNIAHNNKYVFKTDEFEYKFTFDRNLSKYELRKITNYVRQKAGIETDSFPTPETTPTKEATNRLTGLPNLHHSIRKTLQKRRKQHEKFRDFIVCKDSLRNKKRTRLVLSSHRVLGVQIKKDTPVYEVALSQISEVEIRGGIIKELWLFTTNGTRKVWQVPPDTGPEFKDKIEDEMGKPIRRNKAEVDADQSLNVSRSELQSLMQNLDSYDFEYFVADLWEERGWDTEVSPRSGDAGVDIVATRGHQSEQKQVIQTKRYGPNTSVGGPEIQQYASLQLQFPDADEVLVVTTGSFTGAAEERAEELDVLLVDGRELTLLVEDHDFTAVLSSYLTDAQKQQG, from the coding sequence GTGAATATAGCCCATAATAATAAATACGTATTTAAGACCGATGAATTCGAGTACAAGTTCACCTTCGACAGAAATCTAAGTAAATACGAACTCAGGAAAATAACCAACTATGTCCGGCAAAAAGCCGGGATAGAAACAGATTCCTTCCCTACCCCTGAAACCACCCCCACTAAGGAAGCGACCAACAGACTCACTGGGTTACCGAACCTCCACCACAGCATCCGTAAGACACTGCAAAAGCGTCGGAAGCAACATGAGAAATTCCGCGACTTCATAGTCTGCAAAGACTCCCTCCGGAATAAAAAACGCACCCGGCTTGTTCTCTCCTCACACCGAGTGCTAGGGGTTCAAATCAAGAAAGATACTCCCGTGTACGAGGTGGCGTTAAGCCAAATTTCGGAAGTGGAAATCCGTGGCGGGATAATAAAGGAACTTTGGTTGTTCACGACCAACGGGACGAGAAAGGTCTGGCAAGTCCCGCCCGACACGGGCCCAGAATTCAAAGATAAGATTGAAGATGAAATGGGGAAGCCGATACGGCGGAACAAAGCTGAGGTGGACGCCGACCAGTCACTGAATGTCTCCCGGTCGGAACTGCAGTCGTTGATGCAGAACCTGGACAGCTACGATTTTGAGTATTTTGTTGCAGATCTTTGGGAGGAGCGAGGGTGGGATACCGAAGTCAGTCCCCGGTCTGGGGATGCGGGCGTCGATATCGTCGCGACACGCGGCCATCAGTCGGAGCAGAAGCAGGTGATTCAGACAAAGCGGTATGGCCCGAATACGTCCGTCGGCGGGCCAGAAATCCAGCAGTACGCCAGTCTCCAGCTACAGTTCCCGGATGCTGATGAAGTCTTGGTCGTGACGACGGGGTCGTTTACTGGGGCGGCCGAGGAGCGTGCTGAGGAACTGGATGTACTATTGGTGGATGGCCGTGAGCTTACGTTGCTCGTTGAGGACCACGACTTTACCGCTGTTTTGAGTTCGTATCTAACAGACGCTCAGAAACAACAAGGTTGA